One Aquarana catesbeiana isolate 2022-GZ linkage group LG11, ASM4218655v1, whole genome shotgun sequence genomic window carries:
- the SLC35C1 gene encoding GDP-fucose transporter 1 isoform X1, whose protein sequence is MYRTLKRSSILRMALEGEGEVEKGAREPFLITSLKIAMVVTLYWFVSITMVFLNKYLLDSPSLKLDAPLFVTFYQCVVTVLLCKTLSLLTLVIPTNVLEFPSIRFDLKVLRSVLPLSIVFIGMITFNNLCLKHLGVAFYTVGRCLSTIFNVLLSYIMLKQTTSLYALLSCGVILGGFCLGIDQEGAEGTLSWAGIFYGVLASLCVSLNAIYTKKVLPAVDGSIWRLTFYNNVNACILFLPLMLVFGEVGTLIAFDKLDSLHFWGMMTLGGVFGFAIGYVTGLQIKFTSPLTHNISGTAKACAQTVLAIIYYQQVKTVLWWTSNIMVLGGSFSYTWVKGMEMKKTQDQPGQTNSTEEKSPAGV, encoded by the exons ATGTACAGGACTCTGAAACGCTCCAGCATCCTGAGGATGGCGCTAGAaggggaaggagaggtggagaagggggCCCGGGAGCCCTTCCTCATCACATCGCTGAAGATCGCCATGGTGGTCACTCTCTATTGGTTTGTCTCCATCACCATGGTCTTCCTCAACAAGTACCTGCTGGACAGCCCATCCCTCAAACTGGACGCCCCGCTCTTCGTCACCTTCTACCAGTGTGTGGTCACCGTCCTCCTGTGTAAGACCCTCAGCCTGCTCACCCTGGTCATCCCCACCAACGTGCTGGAGTTCCCCTCCATACGCTTCGACCTCAAAGTCCTGCGCAGCGTGCTGCCCCTCTCCATCGTCTTCATCGGTATGATCACCTTCAACAACCTGTGCCTCAAGCACCTCGGGGTGGCCTTCTACACGGTGGGCCGGTGCCTCAGTACCATCTTCAACGTCCTGCTGTCCTACATCATGTTGAAACAGACCACGTCCCTCTACGCCCTGCTGTCCTGCGGGGTCATCCTTG GTGGCTTCTGCCTCGGCATAGACCAAGAGGGTGCGGAAGGCACCTTGTCCTGGGCTGGAATATTTTATGGCGTCCTGGCCAGCCTGTGCGTTTCCCTCAACGCCATCTACACCAAGAAGGTCCTTCCCGCCGTTGATGGCAGCATCTGGCGCCTGACCTTCTACAACAATGTCAATGCTTGCATCCTCTTCCTGCCCCTGATGCTGGTGTTCGGAGAGGTCGGCACCCTCATAGCATTTGACAAGCTGGACTCTTTGCACTTTTGGGGTATGATGACTCTGGGGGGGGTTTTCGGCTTTGCTATAGGGTACGTCACAGGACTACAGATTAAATTCACCAGCCCCTTGACTCACAACATCTCGGGAACGGCAAAGGCTTGTGCTCAGACTGTGCTGGCCATTATTTACTACCAGCAGGTGAAGACTGTGTTGTGGTGGACCAGTAATATCATGGTACTTGGAGGCTCTTTCTCCTACACATGGGTGAAGGGTATGGAGATGAAGAAAACACAAGATCAGCCGGGGCAGACTAATAGTACTGAGGAAAAAAGCCCTGCTGGGGTTTAA
- the SLC35C1 gene encoding GDP-fucose transporter 1 isoform X2, producing the protein MALEGEGEVEKGAREPFLITSLKIAMVVTLYWFVSITMVFLNKYLLDSPSLKLDAPLFVTFYQCVVTVLLCKTLSLLTLVIPTNVLEFPSIRFDLKVLRSVLPLSIVFIGMITFNNLCLKHLGVAFYTVGRCLSTIFNVLLSYIMLKQTTSLYALLSCGVILGGFCLGIDQEGAEGTLSWAGIFYGVLASLCVSLNAIYTKKVLPAVDGSIWRLTFYNNVNACILFLPLMLVFGEVGTLIAFDKLDSLHFWGMMTLGGVFGFAIGYVTGLQIKFTSPLTHNISGTAKACAQTVLAIIYYQQVKTVLWWTSNIMVLGGSFSYTWVKGMEMKKTQDQPGQTNSTEEKSPAGV; encoded by the exons ATGGCGCTAGAaggggaaggagaggtggagaagggggCCCGGGAGCCCTTCCTCATCACATCGCTGAAGATCGCCATGGTGGTCACTCTCTATTGGTTTGTCTCCATCACCATGGTCTTCCTCAACAAGTACCTGCTGGACAGCCCATCCCTCAAACTGGACGCCCCGCTCTTCGTCACCTTCTACCAGTGTGTGGTCACCGTCCTCCTGTGTAAGACCCTCAGCCTGCTCACCCTGGTCATCCCCACCAACGTGCTGGAGTTCCCCTCCATACGCTTCGACCTCAAAGTCCTGCGCAGCGTGCTGCCCCTCTCCATCGTCTTCATCGGTATGATCACCTTCAACAACCTGTGCCTCAAGCACCTCGGGGTGGCCTTCTACACGGTGGGCCGGTGCCTCAGTACCATCTTCAACGTCCTGCTGTCCTACATCATGTTGAAACAGACCACGTCCCTCTACGCCCTGCTGTCCTGCGGGGTCATCCTTG GTGGCTTCTGCCTCGGCATAGACCAAGAGGGTGCGGAAGGCACCTTGTCCTGGGCTGGAATATTTTATGGCGTCCTGGCCAGCCTGTGCGTTTCCCTCAACGCCATCTACACCAAGAAGGTCCTTCCCGCCGTTGATGGCAGCATCTGGCGCCTGACCTTCTACAACAATGTCAATGCTTGCATCCTCTTCCTGCCCCTGATGCTGGTGTTCGGAGAGGTCGGCACCCTCATAGCATTTGACAAGCTGGACTCTTTGCACTTTTGGGGTATGATGACTCTGGGGGGGGTTTTCGGCTTTGCTATAGGGTACGTCACAGGACTACAGATTAAATTCACCAGCCCCTTGACTCACAACATCTCGGGAACGGCAAAGGCTTGTGCTCAGACTGTGCTGGCCATTATTTACTACCAGCAGGTGAAGACTGTGTTGTGGTGGACCAGTAATATCATGGTACTTGGAGGCTCTTTCTCCTACACATGGGTGAAGGGTATGGAGATGAAGAAAACACAAGATCAGCCGGGGCAGACTAATAGTACTGAGGAAAAAAGCCCTGCTGGGGTTTAA